The Manis javanica isolate MJ-LG chromosome 4, MJ_LKY, whole genome shotgun sequence genome contains a region encoding:
- the SECTM1 gene encoding secreted and transmembrane protein 1 isoform X4, whose translation MNRAVTEPAFHRATGKKLWPGHILVETPGRSPTAARCTMPQVPRRSRPSPGESKTEPVTHHCKMTLRECPEHQWSTQDPQGHADLSITPPSSQDALEPPAPGCLPACSERKQESPPHTHPRALVARGTATCFVFGWDDPTCTEGVVTVSRGACAVMSCTISHPLSNVTVCLSAQVPVCLSADGKNQPLVSRKVPGSPADGGWQLRVHGAVAQLVIDGAQDAQAGQYTWYLEGFQRSIRTTTLSVSGAEAQEPEKRRAQPFSPSQDDFVLSKEQGPPVREIRRPARLTTTGRGGRSRERAPPAPFSPTWKPPVAADPAQCVGSISLGVSPHPSWRVALGTHGQAPHAGLCCLSPQGLSLLPRPVAKSVEMSSTGSFGLKDPVPRPPHPTLRPGSFSPGVQPQVQEGAYCPLGDTPGLGARWPWARSSLSLEQEPVWGSVLPAVSGAEMCTHPTTTRGRSPEALWGGGQQVAAGRWWLLCLPTWPLLLPRFPSLHLPRLLALPHLKPIYVARRQINCDYVKLCNSVGCNLNRNKQGFSTFNALKTSIH comes from the exons ATGAACAGGGCAGTAACAGAACCCGCCTTCCacagagcaacagggaagaagtTGTGGCCCGGCCACATCCTTGTGGAGACACCGGGCAGGTCCCCGACGGCAGCCCGGTGCACCATGCCACAGGTGCCCAGGCGCAGCCGCCCTTCCCCAGGAGAAAGCAAGACTGAGCCCGTCACACATCACTGCAAAATGACTTTGAG GGAATGTCCCGAGCACCAGTGGAGTACACAGGACCCCCAAGGCCATGCTGACCTCAGCATCACCCCACCCAGCTCCCAGGATGCTCTGGAGCCTCCTGCTCCTGGCtgcctccctgcatgctcagaaAGAAA GCAGGAATCGCCACCTCATACACACCCTCGCGCATTGGTAGCACGTGGCACTGCCACGTGTTTTGTATTTG GCTGGGACGACCCCACCTGCACTGAGGGTGTGGTCACTGTGTCCAGGGGTGCATGCGCCGTGATGTCCTGCACCATCTCCCACCCCCTGTCCAACGTCACCGTCTGCCTGAGTGCCCAGGTCCCCGTCTGCCTGAGTGCTGATGGGAAGAACCAGCCCCTCGTCAGCAGGAAGGTCCCTGGAAGCCCCGCCGATGGTGGGTGGCAGCTCCGGGTCCACGGAGCCGTGGCACAGCTGGTGATTGATGGGGCCCAGGATGCGCAGGCCGGGCAGTACACGTGGTATCTGGAAGGCTTCCAGAGAAGCATTAGGACCACCACACTGAGCGTTTCAG GAGCAGAGGCCCAAGAGCCGGAGAAGAGGAGAGCCCAGCCCTTCTCGCCTTCCCAGG ATGACTTCGTTCTGAGCAAGGAGCAGGGGCCACCAGTGAGGGAGATCCGGCGCCCAGCCCGACTCACGACCACTGGCAGGGGCGGCCGCTCCAGGGAGAGGGCCCCGCCTGCCCCCTTCTCCCCCACCTGGAAGCCGCCTGTGGCAGCAGACCCTGCTCAGTGCGTGGGGTCCATCAGCCTGGGGGTGAGCCCCCACCCTTCATGGAGGGTGGCACTGGGGACTCATGGGCAGGCCCCCCATGCAGGTCTGTGCTGCCTCAGTCCCCAGGGGCTCTCTCTGCTCCCTCGTCCTGTGGCCAAAAGTGTGGAAATGTCAAGTACTGGGTCATTTGGCCTGAAGGACCCTGTCCCTCGTCCGCCCCATCCCACCCTGCGGCCTGGCTCCTTCTCCCCGGGTGTCCAGCCCCAGGTGCAGGAGGGCGCCTACTGTCCCCTTGGAGACACCCCAGGTCTGGGTGCCCGTTGGCCGTGGGCACGCTCCTCTCTCAGCCTTGAGCAAGAACCAGTTTGGGGCTCCGTCCTGCCAGCAGTCTCAGGGGCTGAAATGTgcacccaccccaccaccactaGGGGGCGCAGCCCAGAAGCGCTCTGGGGGGGGGGCCAGCAGGTGGCAGCGGGTCGCTGGTGGCTCCTCTGCCTACCCACCTGGCCTCTCCTCCTACCCAGGTTCCCCTCCCTGCATCTGCCCCGCCTGCTGGCCCTTCCCCATCTCAAACCCATTTATGTAGCGCGTCGGCAAATCAATTGTGATTATGTCAAATTGTGTAACTCAGTTGGGTGTAATCTTAATAGGAATAAACAGGGTTTTAGTACATTCAATGCTTTGAAAACATCCATACACTAA
- the SECTM1 gene encoding secreted and transmembrane protein 1 isoform X2, which translates to MNRAVTEPAFHRATGKKLWPGHILVETPGRSPTAARCTMPQVPRRSRPSPGESKTEPVTHHCKMTLRECPEHQWSTQDPQGHADLSITPPSSQDALEPPAPGCLPACSERKQESPPHTHPRALVARGTATCFVFGWDDPTCTEGVVTVSRGACAVMSCTISHPLSNVTVCLSAQVPVCLSADGKNQPLVSRKVPGSPADGGWQLRVHGAVAQLVIDGAQDAQAGQYTWYLEGFQRSIRTTTLSVSGAEAQEPEKRRAQPFSPSQAPPCLLLSGVTPCRPGEAAPPARSWEPARGGPRHHPCCHPLLPGGRHVGLAPKTQPSARSCLTDDFVLSKEQGPPVREIRRPARLTTTGRGGRSRERAPPAPFSPTWKPPVAADPAQCVGSISLGVSPHPSWRVALGTHGQAPHAGLCCLSPQGLSLLPRPVAKSVEMSSTGSFGLKDPVPRPPHPTLRPGSFSPGVQPQVQEGAYCPLGDTPGLGARWPWARSSLSLEQEPVWGSVLPAVSGAEMCTHPTTTRGRSPEALWGGGQQVAAGRWWLLCLPTWPLLLPRFPSLHLPRLLALPHLKPIYVARRQINCDYVKLCNSVGCNLNRNKQGFSTFNALKTSIH; encoded by the exons ATGAACAGGGCAGTAACAGAACCCGCCTTCCacagagcaacagggaagaagtTGTGGCCCGGCCACATCCTTGTGGAGACACCGGGCAGGTCCCCGACGGCAGCCCGGTGCACCATGCCACAGGTGCCCAGGCGCAGCCGCCCTTCCCCAGGAGAAAGCAAGACTGAGCCCGTCACACATCACTGCAAAATGACTTTGAG GGAATGTCCCGAGCACCAGTGGAGTACACAGGACCCCCAAGGCCATGCTGACCTCAGCATCACCCCACCCAGCTCCCAGGATGCTCTGGAGCCTCCTGCTCCTGGCtgcctccctgcatgctcagaaAGAAA GCAGGAATCGCCACCTCATACACACCCTCGCGCATTGGTAGCACGTGGCACTGCCACGTGTTTTGTATTTG GCTGGGACGACCCCACCTGCACTGAGGGTGTGGTCACTGTGTCCAGGGGTGCATGCGCCGTGATGTCCTGCACCATCTCCCACCCCCTGTCCAACGTCACCGTCTGCCTGAGTGCCCAGGTCCCCGTCTGCCTGAGTGCTGATGGGAAGAACCAGCCCCTCGTCAGCAGGAAGGTCCCTGGAAGCCCCGCCGATGGTGGGTGGCAGCTCCGGGTCCACGGAGCCGTGGCACAGCTGGTGATTGATGGGGCCCAGGATGCGCAGGCCGGGCAGTACACGTGGTATCTGGAAGGCTTCCAGAGAAGCATTAGGACCACCACACTGAGCGTTTCAG GAGCAGAGGCCCAAGAGCCGGAGAAGAGGAGAGCCCAGCCCTTCTCGCCTTCCCAGG cccctccctgcctcctgctaAGTGGCGTGACCCCCTGCAGACCCGGAGAGGCTGCACCGCCCGCCCGCAGCTGGGAGCCAGCTCGAGGTGGTCCTCGTCATCATCCTTGTTGTCACCCTCTCCTTCCTGGTGGCCGGCATGTTGGCCTGGCACCAAAGACACAG CCCTCTGCACGCTCCTGCCTCACAGATGACTTCGTTCTGAGCAAGGAGCAGGGGCCACCAGTGAGGGAGATCCGGCGCCCAGCCCGACTCACGACCACTGGCAGGGGCGGCCGCTCCAGGGAGAGGGCCCCGCCTGCCCCCTTCTCCCCCACCTGGAAGCCGCCTGTGGCAGCAGACCCTGCTCAGTGCGTGGGGTCCATCAGCCTGGGGGTGAGCCCCCACCCTTCATGGAGGGTGGCACTGGGGACTCATGGGCAGGCCCCCCATGCAGGTCTGTGCTGCCTCAGTCCCCAGGGGCTCTCTCTGCTCCCTCGTCCTGTGGCCAAAAGTGTGGAAATGTCAAGTACTGGGTCATTTGGCCTGAAGGACCCTGTCCCTCGTCCGCCCCATCCCACCCTGCGGCCTGGCTCCTTCTCCCCGGGTGTCCAGCCCCAGGTGCAGGAGGGCGCCTACTGTCCCCTTGGAGACACCCCAGGTCTGGGTGCCCGTTGGCCGTGGGCACGCTCCTCTCTCAGCCTTGAGCAAGAACCAGTTTGGGGCTCCGTCCTGCCAGCAGTCTCAGGGGCTGAAATGTgcacccaccccaccaccactaGGGGGCGCAGCCCAGAAGCGCTCTGGGGGGGGGGCCAGCAGGTGGCAGCGGGTCGCTGGTGGCTCCTCTGCCTACCCACCTGGCCTCTCCTCCTACCCAGGTTCCCCTCCCTGCATCTGCCCCGCCTGCTGGCCCTTCCCCATCTCAAACCCATTTATGTAGCGCGTCGGCAAATCAATTGTGATTATGTCAAATTGTGTAACTCAGTTGGGTGTAATCTTAATAGGAATAAACAGGGTTTTAGTACATTCAATGCTTTGAAAACATCCATACACTAA
- the SECTM1 gene encoding secreted and transmembrane protein 1 isoform X5: protein MLTSASPHPAPRMLWSLLLLAASLHAQKESWDDPTCTEGVVTVSRGACAVMSCTISHPLSNVTVCLSAQVPVCLSADGKNQPLVSRKVPGSPADGGWQLRVHGAVAQLVIDGAQDAQAGQYTWYLEGFQRSIRTTTLSVSGAEAQEPEKRRAQPFSPSQAPPCLLLSGVTPCRPGEAAPPARSWEPARGGPRHHPCCHPLLPGGRHVGLAPKTQVPEVLDTPADDFVLSKEQGPPVREIRRPARLTTTGRGGRSRERAPPAPFSPTWKPPVAADPAQCVGSISLGVSPHPSWRVALGTHGQAPHAGLCCLSPQGLSLLPRPVAKSVEMSSTGSFGLKDPVPRPPHPTLRPGSFSPGVQPQVQEGAYCPLGDTPGLGARWPWARSSLSLEQEPVWGSVLPAVSGAEMCTHPTTTRGRSPEALWGGGQQVAAGRWWLLCLPTWPLLLPRFPSLHLPRLLALPHLKPIYVARRQINCDYVKLCNSVGCNLNRNKQGFSTFNALKTSIH from the exons ATGCTGACCTCAGCATCACCCCACCCAGCTCCCAGGATGCTCTGGAGCCTCCTGCTCCTGGCtgcctccctgcatgctcagaaAGAAA GCTGGGACGACCCCACCTGCACTGAGGGTGTGGTCACTGTGTCCAGGGGTGCATGCGCCGTGATGTCCTGCACCATCTCCCACCCCCTGTCCAACGTCACCGTCTGCCTGAGTGCCCAGGTCCCCGTCTGCCTGAGTGCTGATGGGAAGAACCAGCCCCTCGTCAGCAGGAAGGTCCCTGGAAGCCCCGCCGATGGTGGGTGGCAGCTCCGGGTCCACGGAGCCGTGGCACAGCTGGTGATTGATGGGGCCCAGGATGCGCAGGCCGGGCAGTACACGTGGTATCTGGAAGGCTTCCAGAGAAGCATTAGGACCACCACACTGAGCGTTTCAG GAGCAGAGGCCCAAGAGCCGGAGAAGAGGAGAGCCCAGCCCTTCTCGCCTTCCCAGG cccctccctgcctcctgctaAGTGGCGTGACCCCCTGCAGACCCGGAGAGGCTGCACCGCCCGCCCGCAGCTGGGAGCCAGCTCGAGGTGGTCCTCGTCATCATCCTTGTTGTCACCCTCTCCTTCCTGGTGGCCGGCATGTTGGCCTGGCACCAAAGACACAGGTTCCTGAAGTTCTTGACACTCCCGCAG ATGACTTCGTTCTGAGCAAGGAGCAGGGGCCACCAGTGAGGGAGATCCGGCGCCCAGCCCGACTCACGACCACTGGCAGGGGCGGCCGCTCCAGGGAGAGGGCCCCGCCTGCCCCCTTCTCCCCCACCTGGAAGCCGCCTGTGGCAGCAGACCCTGCTCAGTGCGTGGGGTCCATCAGCCTGGGGGTGAGCCCCCACCCTTCATGGAGGGTGGCACTGGGGACTCATGGGCAGGCCCCCCATGCAGGTCTGTGCTGCCTCAGTCCCCAGGGGCTCTCTCTGCTCCCTCGTCCTGTGGCCAAAAGTGTGGAAATGTCAAGTACTGGGTCATTTGGCCTGAAGGACCCTGTCCCTCGTCCGCCCCATCCCACCCTGCGGCCTGGCTCCTTCTCCCCGGGTGTCCAGCCCCAGGTGCAGGAGGGCGCCTACTGTCCCCTTGGAGACACCCCAGGTCTGGGTGCCCGTTGGCCGTGGGCACGCTCCTCTCTCAGCCTTGAGCAAGAACCAGTTTGGGGCTCCGTCCTGCCAGCAGTCTCAGGGGCTGAAATGTgcacccaccccaccaccactaGGGGGCGCAGCCCAGAAGCGCTCTGGGGGGGGGGCCAGCAGGTGGCAGCGGGTCGCTGGTGGCTCCTCTGCCTACCCACCTGGCCTCTCCTCCTACCCAGGTTCCCCTCCCTGCATCTGCCCCGCCTGCTGGCCCTTCCCCATCTCAAACCCATTTATGTAGCGCGTCGGCAAATCAATTGTGATTATGTCAAATTGTGTAACTCAGTTGGGTGTAATCTTAATAGGAATAAACAGGGTTTTAGTACATTCAATGCTTTGAAAACATCCATACACTAA
- the SECTM1 gene encoding secreted and transmembrane protein 1 isoform X1 produces MNRAVTEPAFHRATGKKLWPGHILVETPGRSPTAARCTMPQVPRRSRPSPGESKTEPVTHHCKMTLRECPEHQWSTQDPQGHADLSITPPSSQDALEPPAPGCLPACSERKQESPPHTHPRALVARGTATCFVFGWDDPTCTEGVVTVSRGACAVMSCTISHPLSNVTVCLSAQVPVCLSADGKNQPLVSRKVPGSPADGGWQLRVHGAVAQLVIDGAQDAQAGQYTWYLEGFQRSIRTTTLSVSGAEAQEPEKRRAQPFSPSQAPPCLLLSGVTPCRPGEAAPPARSWEPARGGPRHHPCCHPLLPGGRHVGLAPKTQVPEVLDTPADDFVLSKEQGPPVREIRRPARLTTTGRGGRSRERAPPAPFSPTWKPPVAADPAQCVGSISLGVSPHPSWRVALGTHGQAPHAGLCCLSPQGLSLLPRPVAKSVEMSSTGSFGLKDPVPRPPHPTLRPGSFSPGVQPQVQEGAYCPLGDTPGLGARWPWARSSLSLEQEPVWGSVLPAVSGAEMCTHPTTTRGRSPEALWGGGQQVAAGRWWLLCLPTWPLLLPRFPSLHLPRLLALPHLKPIYVARRQINCDYVKLCNSVGCNLNRNKQGFSTFNALKTSIH; encoded by the exons ATGAACAGGGCAGTAACAGAACCCGCCTTCCacagagcaacagggaagaagtTGTGGCCCGGCCACATCCTTGTGGAGACACCGGGCAGGTCCCCGACGGCAGCCCGGTGCACCATGCCACAGGTGCCCAGGCGCAGCCGCCCTTCCCCAGGAGAAAGCAAGACTGAGCCCGTCACACATCACTGCAAAATGACTTTGAG GGAATGTCCCGAGCACCAGTGGAGTACACAGGACCCCCAAGGCCATGCTGACCTCAGCATCACCCCACCCAGCTCCCAGGATGCTCTGGAGCCTCCTGCTCCTGGCtgcctccctgcatgctcagaaAGAAA GCAGGAATCGCCACCTCATACACACCCTCGCGCATTGGTAGCACGTGGCACTGCCACGTGTTTTGTATTTG GCTGGGACGACCCCACCTGCACTGAGGGTGTGGTCACTGTGTCCAGGGGTGCATGCGCCGTGATGTCCTGCACCATCTCCCACCCCCTGTCCAACGTCACCGTCTGCCTGAGTGCCCAGGTCCCCGTCTGCCTGAGTGCTGATGGGAAGAACCAGCCCCTCGTCAGCAGGAAGGTCCCTGGAAGCCCCGCCGATGGTGGGTGGCAGCTCCGGGTCCACGGAGCCGTGGCACAGCTGGTGATTGATGGGGCCCAGGATGCGCAGGCCGGGCAGTACACGTGGTATCTGGAAGGCTTCCAGAGAAGCATTAGGACCACCACACTGAGCGTTTCAG GAGCAGAGGCCCAAGAGCCGGAGAAGAGGAGAGCCCAGCCCTTCTCGCCTTCCCAGG cccctccctgcctcctgctaAGTGGCGTGACCCCCTGCAGACCCGGAGAGGCTGCACCGCCCGCCCGCAGCTGGGAGCCAGCTCGAGGTGGTCCTCGTCATCATCCTTGTTGTCACCCTCTCCTTCCTGGTGGCCGGCATGTTGGCCTGGCACCAAAGACACAGGTTCCTGAAGTTCTTGACACTCCCGCAG ATGACTTCGTTCTGAGCAAGGAGCAGGGGCCACCAGTGAGGGAGATCCGGCGCCCAGCCCGACTCACGACCACTGGCAGGGGCGGCCGCTCCAGGGAGAGGGCCCCGCCTGCCCCCTTCTCCCCCACCTGGAAGCCGCCTGTGGCAGCAGACCCTGCTCAGTGCGTGGGGTCCATCAGCCTGGGGGTGAGCCCCCACCCTTCATGGAGGGTGGCACTGGGGACTCATGGGCAGGCCCCCCATGCAGGTCTGTGCTGCCTCAGTCCCCAGGGGCTCTCTCTGCTCCCTCGTCCTGTGGCCAAAAGTGTGGAAATGTCAAGTACTGGGTCATTTGGCCTGAAGGACCCTGTCCCTCGTCCGCCCCATCCCACCCTGCGGCCTGGCTCCTTCTCCCCGGGTGTCCAGCCCCAGGTGCAGGAGGGCGCCTACTGTCCCCTTGGAGACACCCCAGGTCTGGGTGCCCGTTGGCCGTGGGCACGCTCCTCTCTCAGCCTTGAGCAAGAACCAGTTTGGGGCTCCGTCCTGCCAGCAGTCTCAGGGGCTGAAATGTgcacccaccccaccaccactaGGGGGCGCAGCCCAGAAGCGCTCTGGGGGGGGGGCCAGCAGGTGGCAGCGGGTCGCTGGTGGCTCCTCTGCCTACCCACCTGGCCTCTCCTCCTACCCAGGTTCCCCTCCCTGCATCTGCCCCGCCTGCTGGCCCTTCCCCATCTCAAACCCATTTATGTAGCGCGTCGGCAAATCAATTGTGATTATGTCAAATTGTGTAACTCAGTTGGGTGTAATCTTAATAGGAATAAACAGGGTTTTAGTACATTCAATGCTTTGAAAACATCCATACACTAA
- the SECTM1 gene encoding secreted and transmembrane protein 1 isoform X6: MSCTISHPLSNVTVCLSAQVPVCLSADGKNQPLVSRKVPGSPADGGWQLRVHGAVAQLVIDGAQDAQAGQYTWYLEGFQRSIRTTTLSVSGAEAQEPEKRRAQPFSPSQAPPCLLLSGVTPCRPGEAAPPARSWEPARGGPRHHPCCHPLLPGGRHVGLAPKTQVPEVLDTPADDFVLSKEQGPPVREIRRPARLTTTGRGGRSRERAPPAPFSPTWKPPVAADPAQCVGSISLGVSPHPSWRVALGTHGQAPHAGLCCLSPQGLSLLPRPVAKSVEMSSTGSFGLKDPVPRPPHPTLRPGSFSPGVQPQVQEGAYCPLGDTPGLGARWPWARSSLSLEQEPVWGSVLPAVSGAEMCTHPTTTRGRSPEALWGGGQQVAAGRWWLLCLPTWPLLLPRFPSLHLPRLLALPHLKPIYVARRQINCDYVKLCNSVGCNLNRNKQGFSTFNALKTSIH; encoded by the exons ATGTCCTGCACCATCTCCCACCCCCTGTCCAACGTCACCGTCTGCCTGAGTGCCCAGGTCCCCGTCTGCCTGAGTGCTGATGGGAAGAACCAGCCCCTCGTCAGCAGGAAGGTCCCTGGAAGCCCCGCCGATGGTGGGTGGCAGCTCCGGGTCCACGGAGCCGTGGCACAGCTGGTGATTGATGGGGCCCAGGATGCGCAGGCCGGGCAGTACACGTGGTATCTGGAAGGCTTCCAGAGAAGCATTAGGACCACCACACTGAGCGTTTCAG GAGCAGAGGCCCAAGAGCCGGAGAAGAGGAGAGCCCAGCCCTTCTCGCCTTCCCAGG cccctccctgcctcctgctaAGTGGCGTGACCCCCTGCAGACCCGGAGAGGCTGCACCGCCCGCCCGCAGCTGGGAGCCAGCTCGAGGTGGTCCTCGTCATCATCCTTGTTGTCACCCTCTCCTTCCTGGTGGCCGGCATGTTGGCCTGGCACCAAAGACACAGGTTCCTGAAGTTCTTGACACTCCCGCAG ATGACTTCGTTCTGAGCAAGGAGCAGGGGCCACCAGTGAGGGAGATCCGGCGCCCAGCCCGACTCACGACCACTGGCAGGGGCGGCCGCTCCAGGGAGAGGGCCCCGCCTGCCCCCTTCTCCCCCACCTGGAAGCCGCCTGTGGCAGCAGACCCTGCTCAGTGCGTGGGGTCCATCAGCCTGGGGGTGAGCCCCCACCCTTCATGGAGGGTGGCACTGGGGACTCATGGGCAGGCCCCCCATGCAGGTCTGTGCTGCCTCAGTCCCCAGGGGCTCTCTCTGCTCCCTCGTCCTGTGGCCAAAAGTGTGGAAATGTCAAGTACTGGGTCATTTGGCCTGAAGGACCCTGTCCCTCGTCCGCCCCATCCCACCCTGCGGCCTGGCTCCTTCTCCCCGGGTGTCCAGCCCCAGGTGCAGGAGGGCGCCTACTGTCCCCTTGGAGACACCCCAGGTCTGGGTGCCCGTTGGCCGTGGGCACGCTCCTCTCTCAGCCTTGAGCAAGAACCAGTTTGGGGCTCCGTCCTGCCAGCAGTCTCAGGGGCTGAAATGTgcacccaccccaccaccactaGGGGGCGCAGCCCAGAAGCGCTCTGGGGGGGGGGCCAGCAGGTGGCAGCGGGTCGCTGGTGGCTCCTCTGCCTACCCACCTGGCCTCTCCTCCTACCCAGGTTCCCCTCCCTGCATCTGCCCCGCCTGCTGGCCCTTCCCCATCTCAAACCCATTTATGTAGCGCGTCGGCAAATCAATTGTGATTATGTCAAATTGTGTAACTCAGTTGGGTGTAATCTTAATAGGAATAAACAGGGTTTTAGTACATTCAATGCTTTGAAAACATCCATACACTAA
- the SECTM1 gene encoding secreted and transmembrane protein 1 isoform X3 codes for MNRAVTEPAFHRATGKKLWPGHILVETPGRSPTAARCTMPQVPRRSRPSPGESKTEPVTHHCKMTLRECPEHQWSTQDPQGHADLSITPPSSQDALEPPAPGCLPACSERKQESPPHTHPRALVARGTATCFVFGWDDPTCTEGVVTVSRGACAVMSCTISHPLSNVTVCLSAQVPVCLSADGKNQPLVSRKVPGSPADGGWQLRVHGAVAQLVIDGAQDAQAGQYTWYLEGFQRSIRTTTLSVSGAEAQEPEKRRAQPFSPSQDPERLHRPPAAGSQLEVVLVIILVVTLSFLVAGMLAWHQRHRFLKFLTLPQPSARSCLTDDFVLSKEQGPPVREIRRPARLTTTGRGGRSRERAPPAPFSPTWKPPVAADPAQCVGSISLGVSPHPSWRVALGTHGQAPHAGLCCLSPQGLSLLPRPVAKSVEMSSTGSFGLKDPVPRPPHPTLRPGSFSPGVQPQVQEGAYCPLGDTPGLGARWPWARSSLSLEQEPVWGSVLPAVSGAEMCTHPTTTRGRSPEALWGGGQQVAAGRWWLLCLPTWPLLLPRFPSLHLPRLLALPHLKPIYVARRQINCDYVKLCNSVGCNLNRNKQGFSTFNALKTSIH; via the exons ATGAACAGGGCAGTAACAGAACCCGCCTTCCacagagcaacagggaagaagtTGTGGCCCGGCCACATCCTTGTGGAGACACCGGGCAGGTCCCCGACGGCAGCCCGGTGCACCATGCCACAGGTGCCCAGGCGCAGCCGCCCTTCCCCAGGAGAAAGCAAGACTGAGCCCGTCACACATCACTGCAAAATGACTTTGAG GGAATGTCCCGAGCACCAGTGGAGTACACAGGACCCCCAAGGCCATGCTGACCTCAGCATCACCCCACCCAGCTCCCAGGATGCTCTGGAGCCTCCTGCTCCTGGCtgcctccctgcatgctcagaaAGAAA GCAGGAATCGCCACCTCATACACACCCTCGCGCATTGGTAGCACGTGGCACTGCCACGTGTTTTGTATTTG GCTGGGACGACCCCACCTGCACTGAGGGTGTGGTCACTGTGTCCAGGGGTGCATGCGCCGTGATGTCCTGCACCATCTCCCACCCCCTGTCCAACGTCACCGTCTGCCTGAGTGCCCAGGTCCCCGTCTGCCTGAGTGCTGATGGGAAGAACCAGCCCCTCGTCAGCAGGAAGGTCCCTGGAAGCCCCGCCGATGGTGGGTGGCAGCTCCGGGTCCACGGAGCCGTGGCACAGCTGGTGATTGATGGGGCCCAGGATGCGCAGGCCGGGCAGTACACGTGGTATCTGGAAGGCTTCCAGAGAAGCATTAGGACCACCACACTGAGCGTTTCAG GAGCAGAGGCCCAAGAGCCGGAGAAGAGGAGAGCCCAGCCCTTCTCGCCTTCCCAGG ACCCGGAGAGGCTGCACCGCCCGCCCGCAGCTGGGAGCCAGCTCGAGGTGGTCCTCGTCATCATCCTTGTTGTCACCCTCTCCTTCCTGGTGGCCGGCATGTTGGCCTGGCACCAAAGACACAGGTTCCTGAAGTTCTTGACACTCCCGCAG CCCTCTGCACGCTCCTGCCTCACAGATGACTTCGTTCTGAGCAAGGAGCAGGGGCCACCAGTGAGGGAGATCCGGCGCCCAGCCCGACTCACGACCACTGGCAGGGGCGGCCGCTCCAGGGAGAGGGCCCCGCCTGCCCCCTTCTCCCCCACCTGGAAGCCGCCTGTGGCAGCAGACCCTGCTCAGTGCGTGGGGTCCATCAGCCTGGGGGTGAGCCCCCACCCTTCATGGAGGGTGGCACTGGGGACTCATGGGCAGGCCCCCCATGCAGGTCTGTGCTGCCTCAGTCCCCAGGGGCTCTCTCTGCTCCCTCGTCCTGTGGCCAAAAGTGTGGAAATGTCAAGTACTGGGTCATTTGGCCTGAAGGACCCTGTCCCTCGTCCGCCCCATCCCACCCTGCGGCCTGGCTCCTTCTCCCCGGGTGTCCAGCCCCAGGTGCAGGAGGGCGCCTACTGTCCCCTTGGAGACACCCCAGGTCTGGGTGCCCGTTGGCCGTGGGCACGCTCCTCTCTCAGCCTTGAGCAAGAACCAGTTTGGGGCTCCGTCCTGCCAGCAGTCTCAGGGGCTGAAATGTgcacccaccccaccaccactaGGGGGCGCAGCCCAGAAGCGCTCTGGGGGGGGGGCCAGCAGGTGGCAGCGGGTCGCTGGTGGCTCCTCTGCCTACCCACCTGGCCTCTCCTCCTACCCAGGTTCCCCTCCCTGCATCTGCCCCGCCTGCTGGCCCTTCCCCATCTCAAACCCATTTATGTAGCGCGTCGGCAAATCAATTGTGATTATGTCAAATTGTGTAACTCAGTTGGGTGTAATCTTAATAGGAATAAACAGGGTTTTAGTACATTCAATGCTTTGAAAACATCCATACACTAA